Proteins co-encoded in one Marinobacter gudaonensis genomic window:
- the modC gene encoding molybdenum ABC transporter ATP-binding protein, which translates to MSASDSICARFRCAFPGFTLNVDLTLPGTGITALFGHSGCGKTTLLRCMAGLHSADGTMTVLGEPWQTPRTFLPVHKRPLAYVFQETHLFPHLNVRKNLEFGYRRIPAAQRQISFDDAVSWLGLETHLTRMPAGLSGGERQRVAIARALLTSPRLLLMDEPLSALDKVSKQDILPYLERLRDALAIPIVYVSHSTAEVARLADHLVVLEDGKVVAKGPMRETLSRLDNPFRLDDDAGVLVEGTIAELDEHWHLARFEFNGGTLWLGRDNGMQPGDRVRVRLLARDISLALDRHPNQSIQNLIPATIDRIEPDVTPGISIARLLAGPTPVLARLTTRAVDQLALAPGRSVWMQIKSVALAD; encoded by the coding sequence ATGAGCGCCAGCGACTCCATCTGCGCCCGCTTCCGCTGCGCTTTTCCGGGCTTTACCCTGAACGTTGACCTGACCCTGCCCGGGACCGGTATCACTGCCCTGTTCGGCCACTCGGGGTGTGGCAAGACCACGCTGTTGCGCTGCATGGCCGGCCTGCACAGTGCCGACGGCACCATGACCGTGCTGGGCGAGCCCTGGCAAACGCCGCGAACGTTCCTTCCGGTGCACAAACGTCCACTGGCCTATGTCTTCCAGGAAACCCACCTGTTTCCCCACCTGAACGTACGCAAGAACCTGGAATTCGGGTATCGGCGCATCCCGGCAGCGCAGCGCCAGATCAGCTTTGACGACGCCGTGAGCTGGCTGGGCCTTGAGACCCACCTGACCCGAATGCCAGCGGGACTCTCGGGCGGCGAGCGCCAGCGGGTGGCCATTGCCCGCGCCCTGCTCACCAGCCCCAGGCTACTGCTGATGGACGAACCCCTGTCCGCGCTCGACAAGGTCAGCAAACAGGACATCCTGCCCTATCTGGAACGCCTGAGGGACGCCCTGGCCATTCCGATTGTTTACGTATCCCACTCCACGGCTGAGGTGGCCCGCCTCGCGGACCACCTGGTGGTGCTTGAGGATGGCAAGGTAGTGGCCAAAGGCCCCATGCGGGAAACCCTGTCCCGGCTGGATAACCCGTTTCGTCTCGACGACGACGCCGGCGTCCTGGTGGAAGGCACCATCGCCGAGCTGGACGAGCACTGGCATCTGGCCCGTTTCGAGTTCAATGGCGGAACGCTCTGGCTGGGCCGCGACAACGGTATGCAACCCGGAGACCGGGTGCGTGTCCGGCTGCTGGCCCGGGACATCAGCCTGGCGCTCGACCGGCACCCGAACCAGAGCATCCAGAACCTGATTCCGGCGACCATTGACCGGATCGAACCGGATGTCACCCCCGGCATCAGCATTGCAAGGCTGCTCGCAGGACCAACCCCGGTGCTGGCCCGCCTCACCACGAGAGCCGTGGACCAGTTGGCATTGGCGCCAGGTCGGTCGGTGTGGATGCAGATCAAATCAGTGGCCCTGGCCGACTGA
- a CDS encoding alpha/beta hydrolase: MTDTHPLSLDTPDQHTITGSLTTPANPAGVLVISHGMAEHGDRYAPLARWLADRGLAVITYHHRGHGTGCPATALGHYADTRGWLRVISDLHQVIQYARARFPGLPLHLLGHSMGSFIAQSYAQQHGDTLDSLILSATNRIDRRQLLASGALVRLIRLVRGKGHRSRLVARLTFDQFNHRFRPNRTSADWLSRDPEQVDRYIADPLCGFTCTVGLWQDFIGGMLGIRPSLWRKNLPVHLFSGTADPVGEMGRGVRRHFQAIREAGIENVTLRLFEGGRHEMLNEINRDEVWQYLHSLCLYRENQAGQSAA, translated from the coding sequence ATGACCGACACACACCCACTGAGTCTGGACACCCCTGACCAGCACACCATCACTGGCAGCCTGACGACACCCGCCAACCCTGCCGGCGTTCTGGTGATCAGCCATGGCATGGCCGAACACGGTGACCGCTACGCGCCCCTGGCCCGCTGGCTCGCGGACCGGGGCCTGGCAGTCATCACCTACCATCATCGCGGCCACGGCACCGGTTGTCCGGCGACAGCCCTTGGCCATTACGCCGACACCCGGGGCTGGCTCAGGGTCATCTCTGACCTGCATCAGGTCATCCAGTACGCTCGGGCCCGTTTCCCCGGGTTGCCGCTGCACCTGTTGGGGCACAGCATGGGCTCGTTCATCGCACAGAGCTACGCGCAGCAGCACGGTGATACCCTGGACAGCCTGATCCTGAGCGCCACCAACCGGATTGATCGCCGCCAGCTGCTGGCGTCCGGGGCGCTGGTTCGCCTGATCCGGCTGGTGCGGGGCAAAGGCCACCGCAGCCGACTGGTGGCACGGCTGACCTTCGACCAGTTCAACCACCGGTTCCGCCCTAACCGGACTTCGGCGGACTGGCTGAGCCGCGATCCGGAACAGGTTGACCGCTACATTGCCGATCCGCTCTGCGGCTTCACCTGTACGGTGGGGCTCTGGCAGGATTTCATCGGAGGCATGCTCGGCATTCGCCCCTCGCTCTGGCGGAAGAACCTGCCCGTGCACCTCTTCTCCGGCACGGCGGACCCGGTCGGGGAAATGGGGCGGGGCGTCCGCCGTCATTTCCAGGCCATTCGCGAGGCAGGCATCGAGAACGTGACCCTGCGGTTGTTTGAGGGCGGGCGCCATGAGATGCTCAACGAAATCAACCGCGACGAAGTCTGGCAGTACTTGCATTCCCTGTGTCTGTACAGGGAAAATCAAGCCGGTCAGTCAGCCGCCTAA
- a CDS encoding phosphoribulokinase translates to MSKRHPIIAVTGSSGAGTTTTGQIFSRLFASEGIRAATVSGDSFHRYNREQMARLAAKGQFGERNHFALAANHIDKLEALFYDYGHTGNGRYRQYVHDEDRDLVAAGHKPGTFTPWGPLPPETDLLFYEGLHGGVVSDTYNIAQYVDLLIGVVPIVNLEWIQKIHRDTHKRGYSQEAVVETIINRMDDYVHDIVPQFSHTHINFQRIPLVDTSNPFVVRDVPTEDESMIVIRFRDTSEVSFSYLLQVIPGSSLSRHDTLVIPGTKMPLAMDLIVRPMVQRLMARKPFA, encoded by the coding sequence ATGTCAAAACGTCATCCGATCATCGCGGTTACCGGCTCCTCGGGTGCCGGTACCACCACCACTGGCCAGATCTTCAGCCGGCTGTTTGCCAGTGAAGGTATCCGGGCGGCCACGGTCAGCGGCGACAGCTTTCACCGCTACAACCGTGAGCAGATGGCCCGGCTGGCGGCCAAAGGCCAGTTCGGGGAGCGCAACCACTTCGCCCTGGCGGCCAACCACATCGACAAGCTCGAAGCCCTGTTTTACGACTATGGCCATACTGGCAACGGCCGCTATCGGCAGTACGTGCACGACGAGGATCGGGACCTGGTCGCCGCTGGCCACAAACCCGGAACCTTCACCCCCTGGGGCCCGCTGCCACCGGAAACCGATCTGCTGTTCTACGAGGGCCTGCACGGGGGTGTGGTGAGCGACACCTACAACATCGCCCAGTACGTGGACCTGCTGATCGGGGTGGTGCCGATCGTCAACCTGGAGTGGATCCAGAAGATCCACCGGGACACCCACAAGCGCGGCTACAGCCAGGAAGCCGTGGTGGAGACTATCATCAACCGTATGGACGACTACGTGCACGACATCGTGCCCCAGTTCTCCCACACCCACATCAACTTCCAGCGCATTCCGCTGGTGGACACGTCCAACCCGTTTGTCGTCCGTGACGTGCCCACCGAAGACGAAAGCATGATCGTGATCCGGTTCCGGGATACCTCGGAGGTGTCGTTCTCGTACCTGTTGCAGGTGATCCCTGGCAGCTCCCTCTCTCGCCATGACACCCTGGTAATTCCAGGCACAAAAATGCCGCTGGCCATGGACCTTATCGTCAGGCCCATGGTGCAGCGGCTGATGGCGAGAAAGCCCTTCGCCTGA
- the crp gene encoding cAMP-activated global transcriptional regulator CRP, with product MATIVKPVEQKTKHLDYFLSQCHRRRYPAKSTIIYAGDKSDSLFYIVKGSVTVIIEDDDGREMIMAYLNAGDFFGEMGLFDNMDSRSAWVKAKTECEVAEISYTKFREIAQQDPRVLYFIGEQMASRLRQTTRKVGDLAFLDVTGRVARTLLDLCKEPDAMTHPDGMQIKITRQEIGRIVGCSREMVGRVLKTLEDQGLVRVKGKTMVVYGTR from the coding sequence ATGGCCACTATCGTCAAGCCGGTTGAGCAGAAAACCAAGCATCTCGACTATTTCCTTTCGCAGTGCCATCGCCGCCGTTATCCAGCCAAGAGCACCATTATCTACGCCGGTGACAAGAGCGATTCCCTGTTCTACATCGTCAAGGGATCAGTGACCGTCATCATCGAGGACGACGATGGCCGCGAAATGATCATGGCCTACCTCAACGCCGGTGATTTCTTTGGTGAAATGGGGCTGTTCGACAACATGGACTCCCGAAGCGCCTGGGTGAAGGCCAAAACCGAGTGCGAAGTGGCGGAAATCAGCTACACCAAGTTCCGGGAAATCGCCCAGCAGGACCCCCGGGTGCTGTACTTCATCGGCGAGCAGATGGCGTCCCGTTTGCGCCAGACCACCCGTAAGGTTGGCGACCTGGCGTTTCTCGACGTGACTGGCCGCGTTGCCCGTACCCTGCTGGACCTGTGCAAGGAGCCGGATGCCATGACGCATCCGGACGGCATGCAGATCAAAATCACCCGTCAGGAAATCGGCCGCATTGTGGGTTGTTCCCGGGAGATGGTGGGTCGGGTCCTGAAGACCCTGGAAGACCAGGGGCTGGTACGCGTAAAGGGGAAGACCATGGTGGTGTACGGCACCCGCTAG
- the modB gene encoding molybdate ABC transporter permease subunit has protein sequence MLETYWDPVWLTLKLATTTTLLLLLVGTPIAWWLARTEHWLRQPIAAIVALPLVLPPTVLGFYLLLVMGPEGWVGQLTEALGIGLLPFTFEGLVVASVIYSLPFTVQPLQNAFESVGDRFLEVAATLRAAPWDRFLFVAVPLARNGFLTAAVLTFAHTIGEFGVILMIGGNIPGETKVLSVAIYDHVESLEYLEAHWLSAGMVVFSFVVLVTLYALNGKARSGALR, from the coding sequence ATGCTTGAAACCTATTGGGACCCGGTCTGGCTGACCCTCAAGCTGGCCACCACCACCACCCTTTTGCTGCTGCTTGTGGGCACGCCCATTGCCTGGTGGCTGGCCCGCACCGAGCACTGGCTGCGCCAGCCAATCGCGGCCATCGTCGCGCTGCCCCTGGTGCTGCCACCCACCGTGCTTGGTTTCTACCTGCTGCTGGTTATGGGCCCCGAAGGCTGGGTCGGCCAGTTGACCGAGGCGCTCGGCATCGGACTGTTACCGTTTACGTTCGAGGGTCTGGTGGTGGCCTCGGTGATCTACTCCCTGCCATTTACCGTCCAGCCACTGCAGAACGCCTTCGAATCGGTGGGCGACCGGTTTCTGGAAGTGGCCGCCACCCTGCGTGCAGCCCCCTGGGACCGGTTTCTGTTCGTTGCCGTGCCCCTGGCGCGAAACGGTTTCCTGACCGCCGCCGTGCTGACGTTCGCGCACACCATTGGTGAGTTTGGCGTGATCCTGATGATTGGCGGCAACATTCCCGGCGAAACCAAGGTACTGTCAGTCGCCATCTACGATCACGTGGAGTCCCTGGAATACCTTGAAGCCCACTGGCTGTCCGCAGGCATGGTGGTTTTCTCCTTTGTGGTATTGGTCACCCTCTACGCGCTGAACGGCAAGGCCCGTTCGGGAGCCCTGCGATGA
- the speD gene encoding adenosylmethionine decarboxylase, whose product MESKLQLHGFNNLTKSLSFNIYDICYAQTEEQRLAYIDYIDEMYNAERLTQILTDVVKIIGANVLNIARQDYEPHGASVTMLIAEHELTSGEEPDNEESPGPLPDTIVAHLDKSHVTVHTYPESHPHDGVSTFRADIDVSTCGLISPLKVLNYLIHSFDSDVVTVDYRVRGFTRDVDGTKHYIDHDINSIQNYLTEDTQNAYQMIDVNVYQENLFHTKMMLKNFNLDNYVFGVNASDLDPKEAQSIEDRLRREMLEIFYSRNVE is encoded by the coding sequence ATGGAATCAAAACTCCAGCTGCATGGTTTCAACAATCTGACCAAATCCCTGAGCTTTAATATCTACGACATCTGTTATGCGCAGACCGAAGAGCAGCGCCTGGCCTACATTGATTACATCGACGAGATGTACAACGCCGAGCGTCTGACCCAGATCCTCACTGATGTGGTCAAGATCATTGGCGCCAACGTGCTTAACATTGCACGCCAGGACTACGAGCCTCACGGCGCTTCAGTGACCATGCTGATTGCCGAGCACGAACTGACCAGCGGCGAGGAGCCCGACAACGAGGAATCCCCCGGCCCGCTGCCCGATACCATTGTCGCGCATCTCGACAAAAGCCACGTGACCGTGCATACCTATCCGGAAAGCCACCCCCACGACGGCGTTAGCACCTTCCGGGCCGACATCGATGTCTCCACCTGTGGCCTGATCTCGCCACTGAAGGTCTTGAACTATCTGATCCACAGCTTCGACTCCGACGTGGTCACCGTGGATTACCGGGTGCGCGGTTTCACTCGCGATGTCGACGGCACCAAGCACTACATCGATCACGACATCAACTCGATCCAGAACTATCTGACCGAGGATACCCAGAACGCGTATCAGATGATCGACGTGAACGTGTACCAGGAGAACCTGTTCCACACCAAGATGATGCTGAAGAACTTCAACCTGGATAACTACGTGTTTGGCGTCAATGCCAGCGACCTCGACCCGAAGGAAGCCCAGTCCATTGAGGACCGTCTGCGTCGGGAAATGCTTGAAATCTTCTATTCCCGCAACGTGGAATAA
- the modA gene encoding molybdate ABC transporter substrate-binding protein gives MPEPRDAQRLFRPGPWTTFTMTVLLWAAGTLAIAGEVSLGVAANFTDTTRDLIKRFEADTGHRVSASFGSTGKLYAQIRNGAPFDVFMAADARRPELIERDGAGVRGSRFTYARGRLALWSPTKDAFSSGEVYLEEQSFARLAMANPKTAPYGLAARQVLEHLGLWQPLQTKLVRGDSIAQAFQFVVSRNAQAGFVAMSQVIAWEAALTPEERGTLWQIPQRLYQPIDQQVILLAHGADNDAARSWMAFLQSEAAMAIIRDYGYDIGQTTAE, from the coding sequence ATGCCAGAGCCCCGAGACGCCCAACGCCTGTTCCGCCCCGGGCCATGGACGACGTTCACGATGACGGTGCTGCTCTGGGCGGCGGGTACGCTGGCCATTGCGGGTGAAGTCAGTCTTGGCGTGGCCGCCAACTTTACCGACACCACCCGGGATCTGATCAAGCGCTTCGAGGCCGACACCGGCCACAGGGTCTCGGCCAGTTTCGGTTCCACCGGCAAGCTTTACGCACAGATTCGCAACGGGGCACCGTTCGACGTTTTCATGGCGGCCGACGCCCGGCGACCAGAGCTGATCGAACGGGACGGAGCCGGAGTCCGGGGCAGCCGATTTACCTACGCCCGAGGCAGACTCGCGCTCTGGAGCCCGACAAAGGACGCGTTCAGCAGTGGCGAGGTCTATCTAGAAGAGCAGTCCTTCGCGCGGCTGGCCATGGCCAATCCCAAGACCGCGCCCTACGGCCTGGCTGCCCGCCAGGTTCTGGAACATCTTGGCCTATGGCAGCCGCTGCAGACCAAACTCGTGCGCGGAGACTCCATCGCCCAGGCGTTCCAGTTTGTGGTCAGCCGCAACGCCCAGGCAGGCTTCGTTGCAATGTCCCAGGTCATCGCCTGGGAGGCGGCGCTGACGCCGGAAGAGCGGGGCACCCTTTGGCAGATCCCGCAACGTTTATACCAGCCCATTGACCAGCAGGTGATCCTGCTTGCCCATGGCGCCGATAATGACGCCGCCCGGTCATGGATGGCGTTCCTGCAGTCAGAAGCGGCCATGGCCATTATTCGCGACTATGGCTACGACATCGGACAGACAACGGCTGAGTGA
- a CDS encoding alpha/beta fold hydrolase, translating into MKEQRAHWITSGDLVIHAVAEGHPEATPLVLVHGYPDNHQVWDQVASALSRDYLVIRYDVRGAGRSDKPRRTRDYRLTALASDLQAVVDTLIPGREFHLVAHDWGSIQSWESVTGGPLQGRIRSFTSISGPCLDHVGFWIRSQLATPGAEGLGKVLRQFASSWYVFLFQIPLLPEAIWNAGLDRYWPDYLRTREQVTDARFSDAQKADGAYGVKLYRANFLPRLLRPRRRVATCPVQVLVPTRDAYVRPHLNEHLERWAGKLTVRELDAPHWALLTQPEAVSGAVRSFIISQA; encoded by the coding sequence GTGAAGGAACAGAGAGCACACTGGATTACCAGCGGAGATCTTGTTATCCACGCCGTCGCGGAGGGCCATCCGGAGGCCACGCCACTGGTGCTGGTGCACGGTTACCCAGACAATCATCAGGTATGGGATCAGGTAGCCTCCGCCCTGAGCCGGGACTACCTGGTGATCCGCTACGATGTTCGCGGTGCCGGCCGGTCTGACAAGCCCCGACGCACCCGGGACTATCGACTAACTGCGCTGGCCAGCGATCTGCAAGCGGTGGTGGACACGCTGATTCCCGGCCGGGAGTTTCACCTGGTGGCCCACGACTGGGGCTCGATCCAGAGCTGGGAGTCGGTCACCGGAGGTCCGCTGCAGGGGCGTATCCGGTCCTTCACCTCCATCTCCGGTCCCTGCCTGGACCACGTCGGTTTCTGGATCCGGAGCCAGCTGGCGACACCCGGGGCGGAGGGGCTCGGCAAGGTCCTGCGGCAGTTCGCCAGTTCCTGGTATGTGTTCCTGTTCCAGATTCCGCTGTTACCCGAGGCCATCTGGAATGCCGGACTGGACCGCTACTGGCCGGACTACCTCCGGACCCGGGAGCAGGTCACCGATGCCCGTTTCAGCGACGCACAGAAGGCGGACGGGGCCTACGGAGTGAAACTCTACCGGGCCAATTTCCTGCCAAGGCTGCTGAGGCCACGCCGCAGGGTAGCAACATGCCCCGTGCAGGTACTGGTGCCAACCCGGGATGCCTATGTTCGACCGCACTTGAACGAGCACCTGGAGCGGTGGGCCGGCAAACTGACCGTTCGGGAACTCGATGCGCCCCACTGGGCCCTGTTGACGCAGCCTGAAGCGGTATCCGGCGCCGTCCGGTCATTCATCATCAGCCAGGCCTGA
- a CDS encoding pirin family protein, producing the protein MTQRSLKQTIPALETSDGAGVRIKRSIGQHQSIRLDPFLMLDEFGSAEAADYIAGFPSHPHRGFETVTYMIEGHMLHEDHLGNRGDLRNGGVQWMTAGRGIIHSEMPQQEEGVMRGFQLWLNLPAAEKMVEAGYRDIQPEEIPVIAFSGGTVKLIAGTLQVGGETHLGAMPGRSTQPLYADIHLKPEGTVTLPIPGTHNGMLYLYEGTAHLGESALKRSAASVLGKGDEITLSAGAEGARLLLIAGKPIGEPVVQYGPFVMNTREEIEQTLRDYRDGRLTA; encoded by the coding sequence ATGACCCAGCGTTCCCTGAAACAGACAATCCCGGCCCTGGAAACCTCCGATGGCGCTGGCGTGCGCATTAAGCGCTCCATCGGCCAGCATCAGAGCATCCGCCTGGATCCATTTCTGATGCTCGACGAATTCGGCTCGGCGGAAGCGGCCGATTACATCGCCGGCTTTCCTTCGCACCCCCACCGTGGTTTTGAGACCGTCACCTACATGATCGAGGGCCACATGCTGCATGAGGACCACCTTGGTAACCGGGGCGATCTGCGCAACGGCGGCGTGCAGTGGATGACCGCCGGGCGCGGCATCATCCACTCCGAGATGCCCCAGCAGGAAGAAGGTGTGATGCGAGGGTTCCAGCTTTGGCTGAATCTGCCAGCGGCCGAAAAGATGGTGGAAGCGGGTTACCGGGACATCCAGCCCGAGGAAATCCCGGTCATCGCGTTCTCCGGCGGTACCGTGAAGCTGATCGCCGGTACGCTGCAGGTTGGCGGGGAAACTCACCTGGGCGCCATGCCGGGGCGCAGCACCCAGCCGCTGTATGCGGATATTCACCTGAAGCCTGAAGGCACCGTGACACTGCCGATCCCCGGAACCCACAACGGCATGCTGTATCTGTACGAGGGGACCGCCCACCTGGGTGAATCGGCCCTGAAACGGAGCGCGGCGTCTGTCCTCGGCAAGGGCGACGAGATCACGTTGTCGGCGGGAGCGGAGGGCGCACGGCTGCTGCTGATCGCTGGCAAGCCCATTGGCGAACCAGTGGTCCAATACGGGCCGTTCGTGATGAACACCCGCGAGGAAATCGAGCAGACGCTCAGGGACTACCGGGACGGTCGCCTTACCGCCTGA
- a CDS encoding OsmC family protein: protein MKATVDWTGNASFRTTSGSGHSVQLDGPPDHGGENLGPRPMEMLLMGLGGCSSFDVMSILKKSRQEVTACHAELEAERADAVPAVFTRIHLHFVVTGHNLKESLVKRAVSLSAEKYCSASIMLEKAGVEISHSYEVHEAGTAAEAGA, encoded by the coding sequence ATGAAAGCAACCGTCGACTGGACCGGCAACGCCAGTTTCAGAACTACCAGCGGCAGTGGCCACAGCGTGCAGCTGGACGGGCCGCCGGATCACGGCGGTGAAAACCTGGGCCCACGTCCGATGGAAATGCTGCTGATGGGCCTGGGAGGCTGCTCATCGTTCGATGTTATGAGCATTCTCAAGAAAAGCCGCCAGGAAGTGACCGCCTGCCACGCGGAGCTGGAGGCAGAGCGGGCCGATGCGGTGCCGGCGGTATTCACCCGCATTCACCTCCATTTCGTGGTTACCGGCCACAACCTCAAGGAGAGCCTGGTTAAGCGCGCGGTGAGCCTGTCAGCGGAAAAATACTGCTCCGCTTCGATCATGCTGGAAAAAGCGGGCGTGGAGATCAGCCACAGCTACGAGGTTCATGAGGCCGGCACCGCAGCGGAAGCCGGTGCCTGA